The Gemmatimonadota bacterium nucleotide sequence CGTTGCCGGCCTGTTTCTTGCCGACGCGGGAGAGAAATCGCCAGATCATTTTTTCATCCTTTCTCGTTTCGAACCAGGTTCAAACTGCCGGATTCAGATTCTCAAGTTCAGGTTTCTGGGTTCAGACTTCCAGGTTGAGATTTCCAGGTTCAATTGAGCGGTCTATATGACCGTTACTTCCTCGAGCATCATCTCCACGCCCAGGTACAGTTCTATAACGCCCTCGCCCGCGCTGATCAACAGGAATTCGTCCACCCGTTCGGGATCCTCCGGATTGTAGGGGTCTCCGCTCGCCACCCGGAAATAGGACATGGCCTGCTGGGTTTCCTCGAAGATCTGCTCGCCGTACGCGTCGCGGATGATCCGTTCGTTGACCTGTATCGGCGCCGATTGCCCGTCGCCGTCCATCCATTCCCGCTGATAGCTCCGTTCCTCCCCATCACCGTGAAGCACTTCCGGTGAACCGATGATGCCGTCCTGGTCGTTCAACCAGAGTTCCCAGATCTCCTCAGAATGGGGATACACGTCTCTGTCGAGCGCGTACAGCCGGCATTCCACGGGCTCCCCGTGCTCCGCCACCACCTGGAGGAACGCCGAGGTACCCTGGAGATAGCACCGGTAGGCCATGGCCCCCTCGCCGAGGTCGATCTTTCCGATCGCCTCGATGGCCAGGGGAAAGGATGGTAAATCGAAATGGACGAGGCCGATAAAGGTGGACAGCCCGGCGCCGTCGATGTCCACCAGCCGATCGATGGCGACACCCAGGGGAAGATCCTGGTCCACCCGGGTCGGCTTCTTCCGGAAGAAACCGGCCGCCTCTTTCGCCTGCTTCTTCGCTACGGAACGAATGATGTGGAAGCTCATCGGGGCCCGCGCTACTCCTCGCCCACGATGGGCTTGATGTCGTCCATGGACCGCCACAGGGCATCTTCGAAGAGGGTCATCGGCTTGCTGCCGTAGG carries:
- a CDS encoding DUF2491 family protein, with amino-acid sequence MSFHIIRSVAKKQAKEAAGFFRKKPTRVDQDLPLGVAIDRLVDIDGAGLSTFIGLVHFDLPSFPLAIEAIGKIDLGEGAMAYRCYLQGTSAFLQVVAEHGEPVECRLYALDRDVYPHSEEIWELWLNDQDGIIGSPEVLHGDGEERSYQREWMDGDGQSAPIQVNERIIRDAYGEQIFEETQQAMSYFRVASGDPYNPEDPERVDEFLLISAGEGVIELYLGVEMMLEEVTVI